The Pseudodesulfovibrio sp. zrk46 genome contains a region encoding:
- a CDS encoding hybrid sensor histidine kinase/response regulator — MQEKVLLVDDEEGIRTVLSITVREAGYEVFTAANGIEALEILEKEDIPLVVTDIKMPGMDGLELLHRVKKDWPESEVIMITGHGDMDSAIDSLRKGAGDFITKPIHEDALEVALERAVQKIAIREQLREYTENLEHLVLEKSKELVEAERMAAVGQTVASMSHAIKNVAGGLEGGMFVIEKGLELENKDYLQQGWEMTRRDIKRIKNLAMDLLDYAKPVSINPVDADPNIPARQVRDLMASKAENAGVELLLNLDDSLGTMRLDIEAVHECLTNLVSNAIDACQDKLEGEKKVVIHTQDNGGMSVRYEVTDTGHGISPEIITKVFNSFFTTKGSRGTGIGLMATKKLVKEMGGAIMANSGVGEGATFTITIPTAHVVT, encoded by the coding sequence ATGCAGGAAAAAGTTCTACTGGTCGACGACGAAGAAGGTATCCGCACCGTATTGAGCATCACTGTCCGTGAGGCAGGATACGAAGTGTTTACCGCTGCCAACGGAATTGAGGCGCTGGAAATCCTCGAGAAAGAGGATATCCCGCTCGTGGTCACTGATATCAAAATGCCAGGCATGGATGGTCTGGAATTACTGCATCGCGTAAAGAAAGACTGGCCTGAATCCGAAGTCATCATGATCACCGGACACGGCGACATGGACTCTGCCATCGACTCCCTGCGCAAAGGCGCGGGTGACTTCATTACCAAGCCCATCCACGAAGACGCCCTTGAGGTTGCTCTGGAGCGTGCCGTGCAGAAAATCGCCATCCGCGAACAACTGCGTGAGTATACCGAGAATCTCGAACATCTGGTTCTTGAAAAGAGTAAGGAACTGGTTGAAGCCGAACGTATGGCCGCGGTAGGCCAGACTGTGGCTTCCATGTCTCATGCCATCAAGAATGTGGCAGGCGGACTGGAAGGCGGCATGTTCGTCATCGAGAAAGGACTGGAGCTCGAAAACAAGGATTACCTCCAGCAGGGCTGGGAGATGACCCGCCGCGATATCAAACGGATCAAAAACCTTGCTATGGACCTGCTGGACTATGCCAAGCCGGTTAGCATCAATCCGGTGGACGCCGACCCCAATATTCCTGCACGCCAGGTACGCGACCTCATGGCCTCCAAGGCTGAAAATGCCGGAGTTGAGCTGTTACTGAATTTGGACGATTCCCTCGGCACCATGCGTCTGGACATCGAAGCAGTGCACGAATGCCTCACCAACCTCGTCTCCAACGCCATCGACGCCTGTCAGGACAAACTGGAAGGCGAAAAGAAAGTCGTCATCCACACTCAGGATAACGGCGGCATGTCTGTCCGCTATGAAGTGACCGATACCGGCCACGGCATTTCTCCGGAGATCATCACCAAGGTCTTCAACTCCTTCTTCACCACCAAAGGCAGTCGCGGCACGGGCATCGGTCTCATGGCCACTAAAAAGCTGGTGAAGGAGATGGGGGGCGCCATCATGGCCAACTCCGGAGTAGGCGAAGGAGCAACCTTCACCATCACCATACCCACAGCCCACGTGGTCACATAA
- a CDS encoding CPBP family intramembrane glutamic endopeptidase, which translates to MSTSRKSIALATFIGLTFIGTFTIQLWLISQGIRFDTDVVRYTPLGWLFLTMWMPALAALFSAKWIEGRSWSETKESLSLRMGSFGPYLLTFFLAPAAFAAIYGLTWAFGLSTPDWNMTALTQATGSEPITKDEVLQLMLPLSVFIGPLMHFPFALGEEIGWRGFLLPRLMPMGKPAAYIIVGILWGLWHAPVIWVGFNYPDNPVAGIAMMCLLTTAFGLFLNEMTLHYQSTYLAAFIHGAVNAQGFGIWMWLFPSTDPILGGGTGFSAVMIWVVLGALAGTVLARLRRSE; encoded by the coding sequence ATGAGTACTTCCCGGAAAAGCATCGCCCTTGCCACTTTTATCGGCCTAACCTTTATCGGCACCTTCACAATACAACTCTGGCTCATCAGCCAGGGAATCCGCTTTGATACGGATGTGGTTCGCTACACTCCTCTTGGCTGGCTGTTCCTCACCATGTGGATGCCTGCGCTGGCTGCACTGTTCTCTGCCAAATGGATCGAAGGACGTTCATGGTCAGAGACCAAAGAATCCTTATCCCTGCGAATGGGCTCCTTTGGCCCCTACCTGCTGACATTTTTTCTGGCCCCGGCCGCCTTCGCGGCAATCTATGGGCTGACATGGGCCTTTGGTCTGTCTACCCCAGACTGGAACATGACCGCCTTGACGCAGGCAACCGGAAGCGAACCGATCACTAAGGATGAAGTACTCCAACTCATGCTCCCCCTATCGGTCTTCATCGGCCCGCTCATGCATTTTCCTTTTGCACTCGGCGAGGAAATTGGCTGGCGAGGTTTTCTGCTGCCTCGCCTCATGCCCATGGGTAAACCTGCCGCCTATATCATTGTCGGCATTCTCTGGGGACTCTGGCATGCCCCTGTCATTTGGGTAGGCTTCAACTATCCGGACAATCCTGTGGCCGGTATCGCCATGATGTGCCTGCTCACTACTGCATTCGGGCTGTTCCTCAATGAAATGACGCTTCACTACCAATCCACCTATCTGGCGGCCTTCATCCATGGCGCTGTCAACGCGCAGGGATTCGGTATCTGGATGTGGCTTTTCCCGAGTACCGACCCAATTCTCGGAGGAGGTACCGGTTTTTCTGCAGTTATGATATGGGTGGTGCTCGGAGCCTTGGCCGGGACTGTCCTGGCGAGATTACGCAGGAGCGAATAA
- a CDS encoding transporter substrate-binding domain-containing protein: protein MTKRNTLFPKAMSGLVLAILLVLCTSGNAKALGDLTWYYFNFPPMFIVEQGQPPKGFGIQIMEALWTDMPGYNHRMEELSPDIMMEKLAAGEHGLALGMLRSDMREQVMAFNQIPCRLSSPTMIAMLEDEARSVAPSGFISLKAILSNTHLKYAEIKGMSYGQLQPILDEHRNLEKTQIFTSSPSLVAALISGEADWAIVDPLVIPYLQKQFNGTKLSLVKIKENPDSFAPGYIAGPKNDWAKQVLKHADMALLTLIQNQHLYSILKESVPAQLKNRFQNAYKRQINDPVMEPLPLKD, encoded by the coding sequence ATGACGAAGCGCAATACACTCTTCCCGAAAGCGATGTCGGGACTCGTACTGGCCATCCTGCTGGTACTTTGTACGTCTGGCAACGCGAAGGCGCTGGGAGATCTCACCTGGTATTATTTCAACTTTCCCCCCATGTTCATCGTTGAACAAGGCCAGCCACCCAAGGGATTTGGCATCCAAATCATGGAGGCACTGTGGACCGATATGCCGGGCTACAATCACCGAATGGAAGAACTCTCCCCGGATATAATGATGGAGAAATTGGCCGCAGGCGAACACGGCCTTGCCCTTGGCATGCTCAGGAGCGACATGCGGGAACAGGTCATGGCCTTCAACCAGATTCCGTGCAGGCTCTCCAGCCCAACCATGATTGCCATGCTTGAAGACGAAGCACGCTCAGTGGCTCCCTCCGGTTTCATTTCACTCAAAGCGATTCTGAGTAATACTCATTTGAAGTATGCGGAAATCAAAGGAATGAGTTACGGGCAATTACAGCCGATTCTGGACGAACACCGTAACCTTGAGAAGACACAAATATTTACATCTAGCCCCAGTCTTGTGGCAGCCTTAATAAGTGGAGAAGCCGACTGGGCCATAGTTGATCCTTTGGTCATCCCCTACCTCCAAAAGCAATTCAATGGCACAAAGCTCTCTTTGGTCAAGATCAAGGAAAATCCTGATAGCTTTGCGCCCGGTTACATCGCCGGTCCCAAAAACGACTGGGCAAAACAGGTTTTGAAACATGCCGACATGGCGCTGTTAACCCTTATCCAGAACCAACACTTGTATTCTATCCTAAAAGAATCAGTGCCTGCTCAGCTAAAAAACAGGTTTCAGAATGCTTACAAGCGACAGATCAACGATCCCGTAATGGAACCTCTGCCTTTGAAGGATTAG
- a CDS encoding rubredoxin, protein MDKWECPCGYVYDPAEGDPENNVEIGTKFEDLPEDWVCPQCGAEKEYFEKL, encoded by the coding sequence ATGGATAAATGGGAATGCCCCTGCGGTTATGTTTACGATCCTGCTGAAGGCGATCCGGAAAACAACGTTGAAATCGGCACCAAGTTCGAAGACCTTCCGGAAGACTGGGTTTGCCCGCAGTGTGGCGCTGAAAAGGAATACTTTGAAAAACTCTAA
- a CDS encoding carboxypeptidase-like regulatory domain-containing protein — protein MTKSIIAALALMMLLATSALAGSATIYGAVHDKNTPLTGALVNIEGEATYTSQSTYTNEHGVYFFDKLPADEYIITAIPQPEGVYKDGTHNIFLGKCSRKEVNFSLKKK, from the coding sequence ATGACGAAATCAATAATAGCTGCATTGGCACTCATGATGCTGCTGGCAACCTCCGCGCTGGCGGGATCTGCCACTATCTACGGAGCAGTTCACGACAAGAACACCCCGCTCACTGGCGCACTGGTGAATATTGAGGGGGAAGCCACCTACACCAGTCAGTCGACATACACCAATGAGCATGGCGTCTATTTCTTCGACAAACTACCCGCCGACGAGTATATCATCACCGCCATCCCACAGCCGGAAGGCGTATACAAAGACGGCACGCACAATATTTTCCTCGGAAAATGCTCTCGCAAGGAAGTCAATTTCTCGCTGAAAAAGAAATAG
- the murA gene encoding UDP-N-acetylglucosamine 1-carboxyvinyltransferase has translation MDKLIIEGGVPLQGSIQVSGAKNAALPILMACLLAEGTVNLSNVPRLADIRTSLKLLNILGCETTFDKNDVTSTCVGLKPEAPYELVKTMRASVLCLGPLLAHLGEARVALPGGCAIGARPVDLHLRGMEKMGATFELTEGYIKGSCPGGLKGAKITLDFPTVGGTENLLMAASLAEGTTVLENAAREPEVVDLANFLNAMGAKITGQGTSVITIEGVTSLKGCEYRVMPDRIEAGTYMVASAITGGELEILDCPFSDLDAVSYKLREMGVWLQEQPGYVLVRRANGLLKNVDVTTLPHPGFPTDMQAQLMALMCFGQGTGTIEEKIFENRFMHVLELVRLGADIRLKGRTAMVHGVGKLAGAPVMASDLRASASLVLAGLAAEGTTTVERIYHLDRGYENIEEKLSGVGARIKRVSG, from the coding sequence ATGGATAAACTTATCATTGAAGGTGGAGTTCCCCTACAGGGAAGCATCCAGGTCTCTGGCGCCAAGAATGCCGCTCTGCCCATCCTCATGGCCTGCCTGTTGGCAGAGGGGACCGTCAACCTTTCCAATGTACCGCGCCTGGCGGATATTCGCACCTCTCTCAAGCTGCTGAACATCCTCGGTTGCGAAACTACCTTCGATAAGAATGACGTCACCTCCACCTGTGTGGGACTCAAACCTGAGGCTCCCTACGAACTGGTGAAGACCATGCGCGCATCCGTGCTGTGCCTCGGCCCGCTGTTGGCTCATCTCGGCGAGGCCCGCGTGGCTCTGCCCGGCGGTTGTGCCATCGGTGCCCGTCCTGTGGACCTGCATCTGCGCGGTATGGAGAAAATGGGCGCCACCTTCGAACTGACCGAAGGATACATCAAGGGCTCTTGCCCCGGTGGCCTCAAGGGAGCCAAGATTACTTTGGATTTCCCCACGGTCGGCGGTACCGAGAACCTGCTGATGGCCGCTTCTCTGGCCGAAGGCACCACTGTGCTGGAAAATGCAGCCCGTGAACCCGAAGTGGTTGATCTGGCTAACTTCCTCAACGCCATGGGCGCCAAGATCACGGGTCAGGGTACCAGCGTTATCACCATTGAAGGCGTTACTTCCCTCAAGGGGTGTGAGTATCGTGTCATGCCGGACCGTATCGAGGCAGGAACCTACATGGTGGCATCTGCCATTACCGGTGGTGAGCTGGAGATTCTGGACTGCCCCTTCTCAGATCTGGATGCCGTTAGCTACAAGCTGCGAGAAATGGGTGTCTGGCTTCAGGAACAACCCGGTTATGTGCTGGTTCGCCGCGCAAACGGACTGCTCAAGAATGTAGATGTGACTACCTTGCCGCATCCCGGTTTCCCGACAGACATGCAGGCTCAGCTTATGGCCCTGATGTGTTTTGGACAGGGTACTGGTACCATTGAGGAAAAGATTTTCGAGAACCGCTTCATGCACGTGCTTGAGTTGGTACGTCTCGGCGCTGATATCCGTCTCAAAGGACGAACCGCAATGGTCCACGGCGTTGGTAAGCTGGCTGGTGCTCCGGTCATGGCTTCCGACCTTCGCGCCAGTGCCTCTCTGGTTCTGGCCGGTCTGGCTGCTGAAGGCACCACCACGGTGGAACGCATTTATCATCTGGATCGTGGTTACGAAAACATCGAGGAAAAACTCTCTGGTGTTGGCGCACGTATCAAGCGCGTCAGCGGCTAA
- a CDS encoding lipid-binding SYLF domain-containing protein, whose amino-acid sequence MLETSGIFGNGLDTMGLSLYAMLMKRRISLFALVATLCFLMIGCSSRNNTTQQASNGQVIVDAATDTLRENLEKEQNKSMASLIAQAKGMMIIPYIGNVSFFFSLGGGNAVVMARGEEGWTGPVFLSKGTAGLGIQAGVTRTSGVVLYMDAEDVKYVLETGAVLQGQAAITFLDKDYEGNRSPEFVETGDVVFIGDVSGLFAGIGVAGGGLSNRNELNAAYHGVEDGNPESILFKSASVPQGASALLDLLNGADAEASKASDDKENKKGGTDVPPSKGSLGVSDGT is encoded by the coding sequence GTGTTGGAGACGTCAGGCATCTTCGGAAACGGTCTTGACACCATGGGACTGTCCCTTTACGCCATGCTTATGAAAAGACGTATTTCCCTGTTCGCCCTTGTTGCTACGCTGTGCTTCCTGATGATTGGTTGCTCGTCGCGCAACAATACCACCCAACAGGCTTCCAACGGTCAGGTCATCGTGGACGCCGCCACTGATACCCTTCGGGAAAATCTGGAAAAAGAGCAAAACAAATCCATGGCCTCGCTGATCGCTCAGGCCAAGGGCATGATGATCATTCCTTATATTGGGAATGTCAGCTTCTTCTTTTCCCTGGGGGGTGGTAATGCAGTCGTAATGGCTCGCGGCGAAGAGGGGTGGACCGGTCCTGTCTTCCTGTCCAAAGGAACGGCCGGATTGGGCATTCAGGCGGGCGTTACACGGACTTCTGGCGTAGTTCTCTATATGGACGCGGAAGATGTGAAATATGTGCTGGAGACTGGCGCTGTCCTGCAGGGACAGGCTGCCATTACTTTTCTGGACAAGGACTACGAAGGTAATCGTTCTCCCGAATTCGTGGAGACAGGTGATGTCGTATTCATCGGCGATGTTTCCGGCCTGTTTGCAGGTATCGGAGTCGCTGGCGGAGGCTTGTCCAACCGGAATGAACTTAACGCTGCCTACCACGGCGTTGAGGACGGTAATCCGGAAAGCATCCTGTTCAAGTCGGCTTCTGTGCCGCAGGGCGCGAGCGCACTGCTCGACCTGTTGAACGGGGCTGATGCGGAGGCTTCCAAAGCTTCTGATGACAAGGAAAACAAAAAGGGCGGAACTGACGTTCCGCCCTCTAAGGGATCACTTGGGGTGAGTGATGGGACTTGA
- the selB gene encoding selenocysteine-specific translation elongation factor, producing MPVIMGTAGHIDHGKTTLVKALTGIDCDRLSEEKKRGITIELGFAHLDLGGGNRLGIVDVPGHEKFVKNMVAGATGVDFVTLVIAADEGIMPQTREHLEICQLLGVTTGLVALTKTDMVDEEWLEMVQEEVAEYLEPTFLGGAPIVPVSAHTGDGLDKLKDEIRTLLGEFKPKRRSDLFRLPVDRVFTMKGHGTVVTGTMISGSISVGDEVLLYPKETESKVRGLQSHGETVETAQAGRRTAVNLHGLEVDDIKRGDVLARPGTLFPSDVWDIELTVLESSHIPLKHRREIHFHHGAREVLARIHLLDRDELKPGETAICQARFTEPLAGVYGDRIVLRSFSPLRAFAGGRIVGPVGHKVKRFSDKYEAMKMLTSEMPEEVASTQLELAGPAGLTFGELLTMTNLESKALEKTLGVLNGQQKAILFDKETRRYGGGILAQQLSDSLLAYLDDFHKKDSMKPGVQRGELASSWGRELPPKFFNIIVEKLIKKGDIVAEQEVLRLKGHKVSLASDQEKVRETILSAYEQGGFTPPNLKDVLEPMGMDFKQASPVFRLLQDQAVLVRVKDDMYYHVPALEEIKARIVGFFENNEEMSAPDFKDLTGLSRKYLIPVLEYFDKEKVTVRVGDVRHLRKRS from the coding sequence ATGCCAGTTATCATGGGAACCGCCGGGCATATCGACCACGGCAAAACCACTCTCGTCAAAGCGCTCACCGGAATCGACTGCGACCGTCTCTCTGAAGAAAAGAAACGTGGCATCACCATTGAACTCGGATTTGCCCATCTTGATCTCGGCGGCGGTAATCGCCTCGGTATTGTAGACGTCCCGGGCCACGAAAAATTTGTCAAAAATATGGTGGCCGGAGCCACAGGCGTGGACTTCGTCACCCTCGTCATTGCGGCAGATGAAGGTATTATGCCGCAGACGCGTGAGCATCTGGAAATTTGTCAGCTCCTTGGTGTGACCACCGGGTTGGTTGCACTGACCAAAACCGACATGGTTGACGAAGAATGGCTGGAGATGGTGCAGGAAGAGGTTGCTGAATACCTGGAGCCCACTTTTCTTGGCGGCGCTCCCATCGTTCCTGTGTCCGCTCATACAGGTGATGGGCTGGATAAGCTTAAGGATGAAATCCGTACCCTGTTGGGGGAGTTCAAGCCCAAACGTCGTTCCGATCTCTTTCGCCTGCCTGTGGACCGAGTGTTCACAATGAAGGGGCACGGCACCGTCGTGACTGGAACCATGATTTCCGGTTCCATCTCCGTGGGTGACGAGGTGCTTCTCTATCCCAAGGAAACTGAATCCAAGGTACGTGGCCTGCAATCCCATGGCGAGACTGTTGAAACTGCTCAGGCTGGTCGCCGAACCGCAGTGAATCTGCACGGCTTGGAAGTGGATGACATCAAGCGCGGTGATGTACTGGCAAGGCCCGGAACGTTGTTCCCGTCCGATGTCTGGGACATTGAACTGACTGTTCTTGAGTCTTCTCACATTCCGCTTAAGCATCGCCGGGAAATTCATTTCCATCACGGCGCACGCGAGGTGTTGGCTCGTATCCATCTGCTGGATCGTGACGAGCTCAAGCCGGGCGAGACCGCCATATGTCAGGCCCGCTTCACCGAACCGTTGGCTGGAGTGTATGGGGACCGCATCGTATTGCGCTCATTTTCGCCTCTGAGGGCTTTTGCCGGTGGACGTATTGTTGGACCTGTCGGACACAAGGTAAAGCGCTTCTCGGACAAATATGAGGCAATGAAGATGCTGACCAGCGAGATGCCGGAAGAGGTGGCCTCCACGCAGTTGGAATTGGCCGGTCCCGCCGGTTTGACGTTCGGTGAGCTGCTGACCATGACCAACCTGGAATCCAAGGCGTTGGAAAAGACATTGGGCGTTCTCAATGGACAGCAGAAGGCGATCCTCTTTGACAAGGAAACCCGACGCTATGGCGGCGGTATCCTTGCCCAGCAGCTTTCCGACAGTTTGCTCGCCTACCTCGATGATTTTCACAAGAAGGATTCCATGAAGCCCGGTGTGCAGCGTGGAGAGTTGGCTTCCTCCTGGGGGCGTGAACTGCCTCCCAAGTTCTTCAATATCATTGTCGAGAAGCTTATCAAAAAGGGCGACATCGTCGCCGAGCAGGAGGTGCTGCGCCTCAAGGGGCACAAAGTGTCTCTTGCTTCAGATCAGGAAAAGGTGCGCGAGACGATCCTGTCAGCCTACGAGCAGGGTGGGTTTACCCCGCCCAACCTCAAGGACGTGTTGGAGCCCATGGGGATGGATTTCAAACAGGCCTCCCCGGTTTTCAGGTTACTGCAGGATCAGGCTGTGCTGGTCCGGGTCAAGGATGACATGTACTACCACGTCCCGGCGCTTGAGGAGATCAAGGCACGCATCGTCGGGTTCTTCGAGAACAACGAGGAAATGTCTGCTCCGGATTTCAAGGATCTCACAGGCCTTTCCCGTAAGTATCTTATTCCGGTGCTGGAGTATTTTGATAAGGAAAAAGTGACGGTTCGTGTTGGAGACGTCAGGCATCTTCGGAAACGGTCTTGA
- a CDS encoding VOC family protein: MPLKFEGPAILVEDIQRSRTFYEKLLEQEVLADFGENIPFKSGFSIWKAGHATEIIFQGKQTTPAKLANGNFEMYFETEELEACWKRIETEWDDIIHPIHEAPWLQRGFRLRDPDGHVVEVSESLPALFKRLLGEGMTAEEVAAKTGVPIEMVKGMVQGK; the protein is encoded by the coding sequence ATGCCCCTTAAATTCGAAGGTCCCGCCATCCTGGTTGAAGACATCCAACGCTCAAGGACTTTTTATGAAAAGCTTCTCGAACAGGAGGTTTTGGCTGACTTTGGCGAGAACATTCCGTTCAAATCCGGTTTCTCCATCTGGAAAGCAGGTCACGCAACGGAAATTATTTTTCAGGGTAAGCAAACGACTCCGGCCAAGCTCGCCAACGGCAATTTTGAAATGTATTTCGAAACCGAAGAGCTTGAAGCATGCTGGAAACGTATCGAAACGGAATGGGATGACATTATCCACCCCATCCATGAGGCTCCCTGGCTGCAACGAGGCTTCCGTCTGCGTGACCCCGATGGACATGTGGTCGAAGTCAGTGAATCACTCCCGGCACTGTTCAAACGCCTTCTAGGTGAGGGAATGACAGCAGAAGAGGTAGCCGCCAAAACAGGCGTGCCAATTGAGATGGTAAAAGGCATGGTTCAGGGTAAATAA
- a CDS encoding aminopeptidase, giving the protein MSKKDELVYEPKSAWEVYTSKKDTKAMDAMAKRYVDFLSTCKTERLVMDYVRKKVKKAGFVDDLKAPLAYRFNRNKTCFLARKGRRPLSEGFRLIGAHADCPRIDFKQRPFYEDLDLALAKTHYYGGIRKYQWLTIPLALHGTVVKKDGTEVTICIGEDPADPVFTITDLLPHLAYKEVTKKVGDAFDAEKLNIIMGHSPSMGGKKDEDKAKDPTKLKMLELLNKKYGITEADFFSAEIQAVPAGPARFVGLDESIIGSYGQDDRSSVFCGLEALLAEEDPEYAQIVLFWDKEEIGSDGATGAKSYFFEYCMEELVDAWEPGVRMSKVFMNGSVLSADVSAAMDPDHKDVYEPLNAARLGYGPCFNKFTGHRGKVGANDAHPDYIGWLRNIFDNAGIPWHMSELGRVDVGGGGTVAKFLAVYGMDVIDVGVPVLSMHSPFELASKVDIYACTLAFREFLKN; this is encoded by the coding sequence ATGAGCAAGAAAGACGAACTCGTTTACGAGCCCAAGTCCGCGTGGGAGGTCTATACCTCCAAAAAGGACACCAAGGCCATGGACGCAATGGCCAAGCGCTATGTGGATTTTCTGAGCACCTGCAAGACCGAGCGGCTGGTGATGGACTATGTCCGTAAGAAGGTCAAGAAGGCTGGTTTTGTGGATGACCTCAAGGCCCCGCTGGCCTACCGGTTCAACCGCAACAAGACCTGCTTTCTGGCACGAAAGGGCCGTCGTCCCCTGTCTGAAGGCTTCCGTCTGATCGGCGCCCATGCAGACTGCCCGCGCATCGACTTCAAGCAGCGTCCTTTCTATGAAGATCTGGACCTCGCACTGGCCAAGACCCACTACTACGGTGGTATCCGCAAGTATCAGTGGTTGACCATCCCGCTGGCTTTGCATGGCACGGTGGTGAAAAAAGACGGCACCGAGGTGACCATTTGCATTGGCGAGGACCCGGCTGACCCGGTTTTCACCATTACCGACCTGCTGCCGCATCTGGCATACAAGGAAGTGACCAAAAAGGTTGGCGACGCTTTTGATGCCGAGAAGCTCAACATCATCATGGGGCACTCTCCGTCAATGGGGGGCAAGAAGGACGAAGACAAGGCCAAGGATCCGACCAAGCTCAAGATGCTTGAGCTGCTGAACAAGAAGTATGGCATCACTGAAGCCGACTTCTTCAGCGCTGAGATTCAGGCTGTCCCGGCTGGCCCAGCCCGTTTTGTTGGGCTGGATGAGTCCATTATCGGTTCCTACGGTCAGGACGACCGTTCCAGCGTGTTCTGCGGTCTTGAGGCTTTGTTGGCCGAAGAGGACCCGGAATACGCCCAGATCGTGCTGTTCTGGGACAAGGAAGAGATCGGCTCTGATGGCGCTACCGGTGCAAAGTCCTATTTCTTTGAATACTGCATGGAAGAATTAGTGGACGCATGGGAACCGGGCGTACGCATGTCCAAGGTTTTCATGAACGGTTCTGTTCTGTCTGCTGACGTTTCCGCTGCCATGGACCCGGATCATAAGGACGTATATGAGCCGCTCAACGCTGCTCGTCTCGGTTACGGCCCATGTTTCAACAAGTTCACCGGCCATCGCGGCAAGGTGGGGGCAAATGACGCCCATCCTGATTACATTGGTTGGCTGCGTAACATCTTTGATAACGCAGGCATCCCGTGGCACATGTCCGAGCTGGGCAGGGTGGATGTCGGCGGTGGCGGCACCGTGGCCAAATTCCTCGCCGTGTATGGCATGGATGTCATCGACGTGGGCGTGCCCGTACTCTCCATGCACTCTCCGTTCGAGTTGGCCTCCAAGGTGGATATCTACGCATGCACGCTGGCATTCCGCGAGTTTCTGAAGAACTAA